Proteins encoded in a region of the Micropterus dolomieu isolate WLL.071019.BEF.003 ecotype Adirondacks linkage group LG07, ASM2129224v1, whole genome shotgun sequence genome:
- the cfap65 gene encoding cilia- and flagella-associated protein 65 isoform X2, producing the protein MLAEVRGSDTLGSGAPWKSSTAGKDIKQDPGIRQKHRGGKRLRQVSSQRNCFLGLEMKRELVWEDWDLQGEFTKTLVLKNTHSKLQKLHIRPPESKFFTTLIPQIIVLSPGTSYSMPITFRPLQRCEYEDSIEFQGKDGSFQVCLRATIPCHALEVPDSVLLPLCAVQHSSCATFMLRNVSKLQTCFQWECAAPFQLSPEQGLLMPGQECDITVVFRPQEAVVYQQQANCRFGEEGDKTESCCTVLLQGLAKYPCLQLRNPNTKDEKEQCGPVLHFGSVAIGQSLQKSFDIFNPSPVTASVSLSRLSSNVHLLGSEFSCDVTSGKVRPGGSLRATVTYTPAVVDTVSVEYLSLKCRGALNKTLLKLTGNCLGPKVSMSSSVVDFGCVEEGAAVVQTVELVNSSPVLAVYQWDLDCSGHSVFTIQPASGTVHPHSRATLKVVYRPTQPIAHHRRVACLILHREPMMLDLIGTCHSELQKPATLKPEHLVLYELHWYRGQDIVSDMKQDHNVHLDQEGVICPPEEAQKRSDSAGVVSRTSMEEYYQSCLGCMDPVSSSSSVSSPHVTVVPSELLFNHKISSSLSTSSSSSQAVSITNHTKGKLSLVWTAAQDSPFSVSPSSCDLAPLKSTSFRVTYDPKQLNTLHGAQLECFAYYKDNHIEERLLCPPWCVTVRVVGHSFQPGKEHFIPCCTLKPPRVEFPALSVLSYRTVLLQNCGDLPLTFCLDHISNPAMPESVSVVPSCGLIQPGNHQILTLRTTPTEDSPKQGFRLHLQLNESQHTKEVTVVNVVEKLHVSLEGNSLYFQPTALGSRTQRSHYIRNLSRLPLRFQWSIPEPDQELIFVEPDAGELHPNESSVQIWYFSPLAEKTYTLNPTLSFWPIQTPGCNKSHLTLEVVGMGSKGFIEAEKAVLDVGETLVGSYRSIQVPLVNNSPCPISFCLSVQQTLPDEGPIYDPETVPIALRLDCERGTIASHSTMLLRSTVRPHKRAQYIWTISYQTLNASGFVSSPPQAVCEVRAKGVFPTLQVIDVCSSGSVDRLSKVHLWKLLSLDSLNEHLLSNPSPAELTYRTPTKHSLHSCPSIFTNTVLDFSFGAAPLNSDPSTFVLMFHNPGSISVDWAFLFPEDQQIELEYWAETGEFSSNELYQMKVQDNRLFSISPRSGTLLPGQQRAVQFSYSHDFAGTDRFPVVFKLSYGREILLNFQGVTVETDRPYLHFPSKRHVFTSVTIGDCTPPRQVYELHNGGAVPVRYEVDTSALSQLQVDNFNHPVLCCLNPKGEVLPGKTAMLEWIFSPLEAKMYHMDIPIHVQDGESTLVRFEGCGYNSPTLGSTNPFNCSDTEAPQPCVQRLPFPGQVIFLSEDTLSLGDIPVCSRSSRIFFLTNVSPTDTVHYTWGLLQQSIHQVVQIHPEGGSLHPQESALCVLTFTSTDYPTVYQLDIVCQVIQQATLTRYHDALQRWEEEKERQQVEFTITDKNLDCQGVLIDKVPLAAPVRKGPPLRKYKTLPPICASSSCETVGTICTKLTRAEQRAQRETARVWRRPEPPQPALLHLRVTAHSHGLQDYLTYLPDQFNKHYRCLQSVKPQQLETTSSSTPLPARLPSPTHGPERDITMHILTTLLRDILDEPVFTQSLITLASKPITYRLQETSPSHCSSSPSSLPPPPCPTSCHPTPQPPVLLSKTTAGQTEQHNTMDSEGTAGCLGNRPQTQNTLHTEHAPADMSEDVLLNTLQNLMMEAVRGELVLTVHPRTVMLPPVYTRTRRTSKAIAEEEREHLKNRKETQV; encoded by the exons ATGTTAGCTGAGGTTCGGGGCTCTGACACCTTGGGTTCAGGTGCACCATGGAAATCCTCCACCGCTGGGAAGGATATCAAA CAGGATCCAGGGATTCGCCAGAAGCATCGGGGTGGAAAGCGCCTGCGACAAGTATCCAGCCAAAGAAACTGCTTCTTAGGGTTGGAAATGAAGCGAGAGCTGGTCTGGGAAGACTGGGACCTGCAAGGAGAGTTCACCAAGACATTAGTGTTAAAGAATACTCATAGCAAGCTGCAGAAGCTACACATCAG GCCTCCAGAGTCCAAGTTTTTCACCACCTTGATCCCCCAGATAATTGTTCTCAGCCCAGGGACTTCCTACTCAATGCCAATCACCTTTAGACCACTCCAAAGG TGTGAGTATGAAGACAGCATTGAGTTTCAAGGTAAAGATGGCAGTTTCCAGGTATGTCTCCGTGCCACCATTCCCTGTCATGCCCTGGAGGTCCCTGACTCTGTGCTGCTGCCACTCTGTGCTGTTCAGCACTCCTCATGTGCTACTTTCATGCTCAGAAATGTCAG TAAACTCCAGACATGCTTCCAGTGGGAGTGTGCAGCACCGTTCCAGCTAAGCCCTGAGCAAGGCCTGTTGATGCCGGGCCAGGAGTGTGACATCACTGTGGTCTTCCGGCCACAAGAGGCGGTGGTGTATCAGCAACAGGCCAACTGCAGGTTTGGAGAAGAAGGGGACAAAACAGAGAGCTGTTGTACTGTGCTTCTGCAGGGACTAG CCAAGTACCCATGTCTTCAGCTGAGAAATCCAAATACCAAGGATGAAAAAGAACAGTGTGGTCCAGTGCTGCACTTTGGCTCTGTGGCAATTGGTCAAAGCTTACAGAAATCTTTTGACATCTTCAACCCCTCCCCT GTAACTgcgtctgtctctctttcacgATTGTCCAGTAACGTGCATTTGTTGGGGTCAGAGTTCAGCTGTGATGTGACTAGTGGAAAGGTGAGGCCTGGTGGATCACTACGGGCTACAGTTACCTATACTCCTGCTGTGGTGGATACTGTCTCTGTCGAGTACTTATCTCTAAAATGTAGAGGGGCGCTCAACAAAACTCTGCTCAAACTCACTGGAAACTGCCTAG GTCCCAAAGTTTCCATGTCCTCCtctgtggtggactttggctgtGTTGAGGAAGGAGCAGCAGTTGTACAGACAGTGGAACTGGTTAATTCTTCGCCCGTTTTGGCTGTCTACCAATGGGATCTTGACTGTAGTGGCCACAGTGTGTTCACAATCCAGCCAGCAAGTGGCACTGTACACCCACATAGTCGTGCCACACTGAAGGTGGTGTATAGGCCCACACAGCCTATTGCACATCACAGAAGAGTGGCATGTCTCATACTGCACAGG GAACCCATGATGCTTGACCTGATTGGTACCTGTCACTCAGAGCTCCAAAAACCCGCCACACTGAAACCTGAACACTTGGTTTTGTACGAGCTCCACTGGTACCGCGGACAGGACATTGTCAGTGACATGAAGCAAGATCATAATGTACACTTGGACCAAGAGGGAGTGATCTGTCCCCCGGAGGAG GCACAAAAGAGATCGGACAGTGCTGGTGTTGTGTCGAGAACTTCCATGGAGGAATATTACCAGTCCTGCTTGGGGTGCATGGATCCAGTCTCTTCCAGTTCTTCTGTATCATCTCCACATGTAACTGTGGTGCCCAGTGAGCTACTGTTTAATCACAAAATATCCTCTTCTTTGTCtacttcatcctcttcctctcagGCTGTGTCCATCACCAACCATACCAAGGGGAAACTCAG CCTGGTGTGGACTGCTGCGCAAGATTCTCcgttttctgtctctccttcatCATGTGACCTGGCTCCACTGAAGTCTACCTCATTCAGGGTGACCTATGACCCCAAGCAGCTCAATACTCTGCACGGAGCGCAGCTTGAGTGTTTTGCATACTACAAG GACAATCATATAGAGGAGCGACTGCTGTGTCCACCCTGGTGTGTGACTGTTAGAGTCGTAGGACACTCCTTCCAGCCAGGCAAAGAGCACTTCATCCCTTGCTGCACCCTGAAGCCCCCTCGAGTG GAATTCCCAGCCCTTAGTGTTCTTTCCTATCGGACAGTGCTCCTTCAAAATTGTGGAGACCTGCCCCTCACTTTCTGTCTGGACCACATCTCAAACCCTGCCATGCCAGAATCTGTGTCTGTAGTGCCGAGCTGTGGTTTGATCCAGCCTGGGAATCATCAAATCCTCACCCTCAGAACAACTCCCACAGAAGACAGTCCCAAGCAGGGGTTCAGATTACACCTTCAGCTCAATGAATCTCAGCACACAAAG GAAGTGACAGTTGTCAATGTGGTGGAAAAGCTGCATGTGTCTCTGGAAGGAAACAGTTTATATTTCCAGCCAACAGCGCTGGGCTCACGGACACAGCGCTCCCACTACATCAGGAACCTCAGCCGACTACCTCTACG GTTCCAATGGAGCATTCCAGAGCCAGACCAGGAGCTTATCTTTGTTGAACCAGATGCTGGTGAACTGCATCCTAATGAGAGCTCA GTCCAGATATGGTATTTCAGCCCACTGGCAGAGAAAACATACACACTCAATCCCACTCTGTCTTTCTGGCCGATCCAGACACCTGGGTGTAACAAGTCACACCTTACCCTTGAAGTGGTGGGAATGGGCTCTAAAGGCTTCATAGAG GCAGAGAAAGCGGTTCTGGATGTGGGGGAGACTCTGGTTGGAAGCTATCGGTCAATTCAGGTTCCTCTCGTGAACAACAGCCCCTGTCCCatctcattttgtctctctgtaCAGCAGACACTTCCGGATGAGGGGCCTATTTATGACCCAGAGACAGTGCCAATTG CCCTGCGGCTGGACTGTGAGAGGGGAACCATTGCCTCACACTCCACAATGCTGCTTCGATCCACTGTCAGACCACATAAACGAGCCCAGTACATATGGACCATCAGCTACCAGACACTAAATGCTAGTG GCTTTGTGTCATCCCCTCCCCAAGCAGTGTGTGAAGTGCGGGCTAAGGGCGTGTTTCCCACCCTACAGGTGATTGATGTATGCAGTAGTGGCAGTGTGGACAGACtcagcaaggtgcatctgtggAAACTCTTGTCATTGGACAGCCTCAACGAGCACCTGCTCTCCAACCCCTCCCCTGCAGAACTCACTTATAGAACCCCTACCAAGCACAG TCTTCACTCTTGTCCTTCCATCTTTACCAACACTGTGTTGGATTTCAGCTTTGGTGCAGCTCCTTTGAATTCAGACCCCTCGACTTTTGTGTTGATGTTTCACAACCCTGGCTCCATCTCTGTAGACTG GGCCTTCTTGTTTCCAGAGGATCAACAGATTGAGTTGGAATACTGGGCCGAGACAGGAGAGTTCAGCAGCAATGAGCTGTACCAGATGAAG GTTCAGGACAACCGTCTGTTCAGCATTTCTCCCCGTTCTGGAACTTTACTCCctggccagcagagggcagtACAATTCAGCTACAG CCATGACTTTGCTGGAACAGATCGGTTTCCTGTTGTGTTCAAACTTTCTTATGGCAGAGAGATCTTG CTGAACTTTCAGGGGGTGactgtggagacagacagaccatATCTCCACTTTCCCTCCAAGCGGCATGTCTTCACTTCTGTAACTATTGGGGACTGTACTCCTCCAAGGCAG GTGTATGAACTACACAATGGCGGTGCAGTGCCAGTCCGTTATGAGGTGGACACTTCTGCATTGTCACAGCTACAGGTGGACAACTTTAACCATCCAGTGCTGTGCTGCCTCAATCCAAAGGGAGAGGTCCTACCTGGGAAGACAGCCATGCTGGAGTGGATCTTCTCTCCATTGGAAGCTAAGATGTACCAT ATGGATATTCCAATCCACGTTCAGGATGGGGAATCCACTCTGGTGAGGTTTGAGGGATGTGGGTATAATTCTCCTACACTGGGCTCCACAAACCCATTTAACTGCAGTGATACTGAGGCACCTCAACCCTGTGTGCAGAGGCTTCCCTTCCCGGGACAG gtgatATTCCTGTCTGAGGACACACTCTCTCTAGGCGACATACCTGTGTGCTCACGATCTTCAAGAATTTTCTTCCTGACCAATGTGTCCCCCACAGACACTGTCCACTATACATGGGGTCTGCTCCAGCAGAGCATTCACCAG gTGGTGCAGATCCATCCAGAAGGAGGAAGTCTGCATCCACAGGAGAGTGCCCTTTGTGTCCTTACCTTCACTTCTACTGACTACCCTACTGTTTATCAGCTAGACATTGTCTGCCAG gTTATTCAGCAAGCTACACTGACTCGATATCATGATGCTTTGCAGCGttgggaggaagagaaagagagacagcaagTTGAATTCACCATCACAGACAAAAATCTTGACTGCCAAGGAGTTCTAATAGATAAG GTACCTCTAGCAGCTCCAGTAAGAAAAGGGCCACCACTCAGGAAATACAAG ACTCTTCCTCCTATCTGTGCCAGTAGTAGTTGTGAAACAGTGGGCACAATATGTACCAAGCTGACAAGAGCTGAGCAGCGGGCGCAGCGAGAAACAGCAAGAGTATGGAGGCGCCCTGAACCCCCCCAACCTGCTCTTCTGCATCTGCGGGTTACAGCACACTCCCATGGGCTTCAGGATTACCTCACATACCTCCCAGACCAGTTTAATAAGCATTATAG ATGCCTCCAGTCAGTCAAGCCTCAGCAACTTGAAACCACTTCTTCAAGCACACCCCTCCCTGCTAGGCTGCCTTCACCGACACATGGCCCTGAGAGAGACATCACCATGCACATACTCACCACTCTGCTCAG GGACATACTTGATGAGCCAGTCTTCACCCAGTCTCTGATTACTTTGGCATCCAAGCCCATCACCTACCGGCTTCAAGAAACTAGTCCCTCTCACTGCTCCTCATCTccatcctctctccctccacctcccTGTCCCACATCTTGTCACCCTACACCCCAACCTCCGGTTTTGTTGAGCAAGACAACGGCTGGACAGACAGAACAGCACAACACAATGGACAGTGAGGGGACTGCAGGATGTTTGGGAAACAGGCCCCAAACACAGAACACGCTGCACACTGAACATGCGCCTGCTGACATGAGTGAAGATGTTTTGCTGAACACCCTCCAGAACCTAATGATGGAAGCTGTCAGAGGAGAGCTTGTCCTCACAGTGCACCCCCGCACTGTTATGTTGCCACCTGTTTATACCAG AACCAGGAGGACGTCCAAAGCCATagctgaggaggagagagaacatttgaaaaacagaaagGAAACACAAGTCTAA
- the cfap65 gene encoding cilia- and flagella-associated protein 65 isoform X4, which yields MLAEVRGSDTLGSGAPWKSSTAGKDIKQDPGIRQKHRGGKRLRQVSSQRNCFLGLEMKRELVWEDWDLQGEFTKTLVLKNTHSKLQKLHIRPPESKFFTTLIPQIIVLSPGTSYSMPITFRPLQRCEYEDSIEFQGKDGSFQVCLRATIPCHALEVPDSVLLPLCAVQHSSCATFMLRNVSKLQTCFQWECAAPFQLSPEQGLLMPGQECDITVVFRPQEAVVYQQQANCRFGEEGDKTESCCTVLLQGLAKYPCLQLRNPNTKDEKEQCGPVLHFGSVAIGQSLQKSFDIFNPSPVTASVSLSRLSSNVHLLGSEFSCDVTSGKVRPGGSLRATVTYTPAVVDTVSVEYLSLKCRGALNKTLLKLTGNCLGPKVSMSSSVVDFGCVEEGAAVVQTVELVNSSPVLAVYQWDLDCSGHSVFTIQPASGTVHPHSRATLKVVYRPTQPIAHHRRVACLILHREPMMLDLIGTCHSELQKPATLKPEHLVLYELHWYRGQDIVSDMKQDHNVHLDQEGVICPPEEQAQKRSDSAGVVSRTSMEEYYQSCLGCMDPVSSSSSVSSPHVTVVPSELLFNHKISSSLSTSSSSSQAVSITNHTKGKLSLVWTAAQDSPFSVSPSSCDLAPLKSTSFRVTYDPKQLNTLHGAQLECFAYYKDNHIEERLLCPPWCVTVRVVGHSFQPGKEHFIPCCTLKPPRVEFPALSVLSYRTVLLQNCGDLPLTFCLDHISNPAMPESVSVVPSCGLIQPGNHQILTLRTTPTEDSPKQGFRLHLQLNESQHTKEVTVVNVVEKLHVSLEGNSLYFQPTALGSRTQRSHYIRNLSRLPLRFQWSIPEPDQELIFVEPDAGELHPNESSVQIWYFSPLAEKTYTLNPTLSFWPIQTPGCNKSHLTLEVVGMGSKGFIEAEKAVLDVGETLVGSYRSIQVPLVNNSPCPISFCLSVQQTLPDEGPIYDPETVPIALRLDCERGTIASHSTMLLRSTVRPHKRAQYIWTISYQTLNASGFVSSPPQAVCEVRAKGVFPTLQVIDVCSSGSVDRLSKVHLWKLLSLDSLNEHLLSNPSPAELTYRTPTKHSLHSCPSIFTNTVLDFSFGAAPLNSDPSTFVLMFHNPGSISVDWAFLFPEDQQIELEYWAETGEFSSNELYQMKVQDNRLFSISPRSGTLLPGQQRAVQFSYSHDFAGTDRFPVVFKLSYGREILLNFQGVTVETDRPYLHFPSKRHVFTSVTIGDCTPPRQVYELHNGGAVPVRYEVDTSALSQLQVDNFNHPVLCCLNPKGEVLPGKTAMLEWIFSPLEAKMYHMDIPIHVQDGESTLVRFEGCGYNSPTLGSTNPFNCSDTEAPQPCVQRLPFPGQVIFLSEDTLSLGDIPVCSRSSRIFFLTNVSPTDTVHYTWGLLQQSIHQVVQIHPEGGSLHPQESALCVLTFTSTDYPTVYQLDIVCQVIQQATLTRYHDALQRWEEEKERQQVEFTITDKNLDCQGVLIDKTLPPICASSSCETVGTICTKLTRAEQRAQRETARVWRRPEPPQPALLHLRVTAHSHGLQDYLTYLPDQFNKHYRCLQSVKPQQLETTSSSTPLPARLPSPTHGPERDITMHILTTLLRDILDEPVFTQSLITLASKPITYRLQETSPSHCSSSPSSLPPPPCPTSCHPTPQPPVLLSKTTAGQTEQHNTMDSEGTAGCLGNRPQTQNTLHTEHAPADMSEDVLLNTLQNLMMEAVRGELVLTVHPRTVMLPPVYTRTRRTSKAIAEEEREHLKNRKETQV from the exons ATGTTAGCTGAGGTTCGGGGCTCTGACACCTTGGGTTCAGGTGCACCATGGAAATCCTCCACCGCTGGGAAGGATATCAAA CAGGATCCAGGGATTCGCCAGAAGCATCGGGGTGGAAAGCGCCTGCGACAAGTATCCAGCCAAAGAAACTGCTTCTTAGGGTTGGAAATGAAGCGAGAGCTGGTCTGGGAAGACTGGGACCTGCAAGGAGAGTTCACCAAGACATTAGTGTTAAAGAATACTCATAGCAAGCTGCAGAAGCTACACATCAG GCCTCCAGAGTCCAAGTTTTTCACCACCTTGATCCCCCAGATAATTGTTCTCAGCCCAGGGACTTCCTACTCAATGCCAATCACCTTTAGACCACTCCAAAGG TGTGAGTATGAAGACAGCATTGAGTTTCAAGGTAAAGATGGCAGTTTCCAGGTATGTCTCCGTGCCACCATTCCCTGTCATGCCCTGGAGGTCCCTGACTCTGTGCTGCTGCCACTCTGTGCTGTTCAGCACTCCTCATGTGCTACTTTCATGCTCAGAAATGTCAG TAAACTCCAGACATGCTTCCAGTGGGAGTGTGCAGCACCGTTCCAGCTAAGCCCTGAGCAAGGCCTGTTGATGCCGGGCCAGGAGTGTGACATCACTGTGGTCTTCCGGCCACAAGAGGCGGTGGTGTATCAGCAACAGGCCAACTGCAGGTTTGGAGAAGAAGGGGACAAAACAGAGAGCTGTTGTACTGTGCTTCTGCAGGGACTAG CCAAGTACCCATGTCTTCAGCTGAGAAATCCAAATACCAAGGATGAAAAAGAACAGTGTGGTCCAGTGCTGCACTTTGGCTCTGTGGCAATTGGTCAAAGCTTACAGAAATCTTTTGACATCTTCAACCCCTCCCCT GTAACTgcgtctgtctctctttcacgATTGTCCAGTAACGTGCATTTGTTGGGGTCAGAGTTCAGCTGTGATGTGACTAGTGGAAAGGTGAGGCCTGGTGGATCACTACGGGCTACAGTTACCTATACTCCTGCTGTGGTGGATACTGTCTCTGTCGAGTACTTATCTCTAAAATGTAGAGGGGCGCTCAACAAAACTCTGCTCAAACTCACTGGAAACTGCCTAG GTCCCAAAGTTTCCATGTCCTCCtctgtggtggactttggctgtGTTGAGGAAGGAGCAGCAGTTGTACAGACAGTGGAACTGGTTAATTCTTCGCCCGTTTTGGCTGTCTACCAATGGGATCTTGACTGTAGTGGCCACAGTGTGTTCACAATCCAGCCAGCAAGTGGCACTGTACACCCACATAGTCGTGCCACACTGAAGGTGGTGTATAGGCCCACACAGCCTATTGCACATCACAGAAGAGTGGCATGTCTCATACTGCACAGG GAACCCATGATGCTTGACCTGATTGGTACCTGTCACTCAGAGCTCCAAAAACCCGCCACACTGAAACCTGAACACTTGGTTTTGTACGAGCTCCACTGGTACCGCGGACAGGACATTGTCAGTGACATGAAGCAAGATCATAATGTACACTTGGACCAAGAGGGAGTGATCTGTCCCCCGGAGGAG CAGGCACAAAAGAGATCGGACAGTGCTGGTGTTGTGTCGAGAACTTCCATGGAGGAATATTACCAGTCCTGCTTGGGGTGCATGGATCCAGTCTCTTCCAGTTCTTCTGTATCATCTCCACATGTAACTGTGGTGCCCAGTGAGCTACTGTTTAATCACAAAATATCCTCTTCTTTGTCtacttcatcctcttcctctcagGCTGTGTCCATCACCAACCATACCAAGGGGAAACTCAG CCTGGTGTGGACTGCTGCGCAAGATTCTCcgttttctgtctctccttcatCATGTGACCTGGCTCCACTGAAGTCTACCTCATTCAGGGTGACCTATGACCCCAAGCAGCTCAATACTCTGCACGGAGCGCAGCTTGAGTGTTTTGCATACTACAAG GACAATCATATAGAGGAGCGACTGCTGTGTCCACCCTGGTGTGTGACTGTTAGAGTCGTAGGACACTCCTTCCAGCCAGGCAAAGAGCACTTCATCCCTTGCTGCACCCTGAAGCCCCCTCGAGTG GAATTCCCAGCCCTTAGTGTTCTTTCCTATCGGACAGTGCTCCTTCAAAATTGTGGAGACCTGCCCCTCACTTTCTGTCTGGACCACATCTCAAACCCTGCCATGCCAGAATCTGTGTCTGTAGTGCCGAGCTGTGGTTTGATCCAGCCTGGGAATCATCAAATCCTCACCCTCAGAACAACTCCCACAGAAGACAGTCCCAAGCAGGGGTTCAGATTACACCTTCAGCTCAATGAATCTCAGCACACAAAG GAAGTGACAGTTGTCAATGTGGTGGAAAAGCTGCATGTGTCTCTGGAAGGAAACAGTTTATATTTCCAGCCAACAGCGCTGGGCTCACGGACACAGCGCTCCCACTACATCAGGAACCTCAGCCGACTACCTCTACG GTTCCAATGGAGCATTCCAGAGCCAGACCAGGAGCTTATCTTTGTTGAACCAGATGCTGGTGAACTGCATCCTAATGAGAGCTCA GTCCAGATATGGTATTTCAGCCCACTGGCAGAGAAAACATACACACTCAATCCCACTCTGTCTTTCTGGCCGATCCAGACACCTGGGTGTAACAAGTCACACCTTACCCTTGAAGTGGTGGGAATGGGCTCTAAAGGCTTCATAGAG GCAGAGAAAGCGGTTCTGGATGTGGGGGAGACTCTGGTTGGAAGCTATCGGTCAATTCAGGTTCCTCTCGTGAACAACAGCCCCTGTCCCatctcattttgtctctctgtaCAGCAGACACTTCCGGATGAGGGGCCTATTTATGACCCAGAGACAGTGCCAATTG CCCTGCGGCTGGACTGTGAGAGGGGAACCATTGCCTCACACTCCACAATGCTGCTTCGATCCACTGTCAGACCACATAAACGAGCCCAGTACATATGGACCATCAGCTACCAGACACTAAATGCTAGTG GCTTTGTGTCATCCCCTCCCCAAGCAGTGTGTGAAGTGCGGGCTAAGGGCGTGTTTCCCACCCTACAGGTGATTGATGTATGCAGTAGTGGCAGTGTGGACAGACtcagcaaggtgcatctgtggAAACTCTTGTCATTGGACAGCCTCAACGAGCACCTGCTCTCCAACCCCTCCCCTGCAGAACTCACTTATAGAACCCCTACCAAGCACAG TCTTCACTCTTGTCCTTCCATCTTTACCAACACTGTGTTGGATTTCAGCTTTGGTGCAGCTCCTTTGAATTCAGACCCCTCGACTTTTGTGTTGATGTTTCACAACCCTGGCTCCATCTCTGTAGACTG GGCCTTCTTGTTTCCAGAGGATCAACAGATTGAGTTGGAATACTGGGCCGAGACAGGAGAGTTCAGCAGCAATGAGCTGTACCAGATGAAG GTTCAGGACAACCGTCTGTTCAGCATTTCTCCCCGTTCTGGAACTTTACTCCctggccagcagagggcagtACAATTCAGCTACAG CCATGACTTTGCTGGAACAGATCGGTTTCCTGTTGTGTTCAAACTTTCTTATGGCAGAGAGATCTTG CTGAACTTTCAGGGGGTGactgtggagacagacagaccatATCTCCACTTTCCCTCCAAGCGGCATGTCTTCACTTCTGTAACTATTGGGGACTGTACTCCTCCAAGGCAG GTGTATGAACTACACAATGGCGGTGCAGTGCCAGTCCGTTATGAGGTGGACACTTCTGCATTGTCACAGCTACAGGTGGACAACTTTAACCATCCAGTGCTGTGCTGCCTCAATCCAAAGGGAGAGGTCCTACCTGGGAAGACAGCCATGCTGGAGTGGATCTTCTCTCCATTGGAAGCTAAGATGTACCAT ATGGATATTCCAATCCACGTTCAGGATGGGGAATCCACTCTGGTGAGGTTTGAGGGATGTGGGTATAATTCTCCTACACTGGGCTCCACAAACCCATTTAACTGCAGTGATACTGAGGCACCTCAACCCTGTGTGCAGAGGCTTCCCTTCCCGGGACAG gtgatATTCCTGTCTGAGGACACACTCTCTCTAGGCGACATACCTGTGTGCTCACGATCTTCAAGAATTTTCTTCCTGACCAATGTGTCCCCCACAGACACTGTCCACTATACATGGGGTCTGCTCCAGCAGAGCATTCACCAG gTGGTGCAGATCCATCCAGAAGGAGGAAGTCTGCATCCACAGGAGAGTGCCCTTTGTGTCCTTACCTTCACTTCTACTGACTACCCTACTGTTTATCAGCTAGACATTGTCTGCCAG gTTATTCAGCAAGCTACACTGACTCGATATCATGATGCTTTGCAGCGttgggaggaagagaaagagagacagcaagTTGAATTCACCATCACAGACAAAAATCTTGACTGCCAAGGAGTTCTAATAGATAAG ACTCTTCCTCCTATCTGTGCCAGTAGTAGTTGTGAAACAGTGGGCACAATATGTACCAAGCTGACAAGAGCTGAGCAGCGGGCGCAGCGAGAAACAGCAAGAGTATGGAGGCGCCCTGAACCCCCCCAACCTGCTCTTCTGCATCTGCGGGTTACAGCACACTCCCATGGGCTTCAGGATTACCTCACATACCTCCCAGACCAGTTTAATAAGCATTATAG ATGCCTCCAGTCAGTCAAGCCTCAGCAACTTGAAACCACTTCTTCAAGCACACCCCTCCCTGCTAGGCTGCCTTCACCGACACATGGCCCTGAGAGAGACATCACCATGCACATACTCACCACTCTGCTCAG GGACATACTTGATGAGCCAGTCTTCACCCAGTCTCTGATTACTTTGGCATCCAAGCCCATCACCTACCGGCTTCAAGAAACTAGTCCCTCTCACTGCTCCTCATCTccatcctctctccctccacctcccTGTCCCACATCTTGTCACCCTACACCCCAACCTCCGGTTTTGTTGAGCAAGACAACGGCTGGACAGACAGAACAGCACAACACAATGGACAGTGAGGGGACTGCAGGATGTTTGGGAAACAGGCCCCAAACACAGAACACGCTGCACACTGAACATGCGCCTGCTGACATGAGTGAAGATGTTTTGCTGAACACCCTCCAGAACCTAATGATGGAAGCTGTCAGAGGAGAGCTTGTCCTCACAGTGCACCCCCGCACTGTTATGTTGCCACCTGTTTATACCAG AACCAGGAGGACGTCCAAAGCCATagctgaggaggagagagaacatttgaaaaacagaaagGAAACACAAGTCTAA